A window from Pongo abelii isolate AG06213 chromosome 6, NHGRI_mPonAbe1-v2.0_pri, whole genome shotgun sequence encodes these proteins:
- the ZMIZ2 gene encoding zinc finger MIZ domain-containing protein 2 isoform X6 gives MNSMNPMKPALPPAPHGDGSFAYESVPWQQSATQPAGSLSVVTTVWGVGNATQSQVLGNPMGPAGSPSGSSMMPGVAGGSSALTSPQCLGQQAFAEGGANKGYVQQGVYSRGGYPGAPGFTTGYAGGPGGLGLPSHAARPSTDFTQAAAAAAVAAAAATATATATATVAALQEKQSQELSQYGAMGAGQSFNSQFLQHGGPRGPSVPAGMNPTGIGGVMGPSGLSPLAMNPTRAAGMTPLYAGQRLPQHGYPGPPQAQPLPRQGVKRTYSEPTRSIPGYPSSPLPGNPTPPMTPSSSVPYMSPSQEVKSPFLPDLKPNLNSLHSSPSGSGPCDELRLTFPVRDGVVLEPFRLQHNLAVSNHVFQLRDSVYKTLIMRPDLELQFKCYHHEDRQMNTNWPASVQVSVNATPLTIERGDNKTSHKPLYLKHVCQPGRNTIQITVTACCCSHLFVLQLVHRPSVRSVLQGLLKKRLLPAEHCITKIKRNFSSGTIPGTPGPNGEDGVEQTAIKVSLKCPITFRRIQLPARGHDCRHIQCFDLESYLQLNCERGTWRCPVCNKTALLEGLEVDQYMLGILIYIQNSDYEEITIDPTCSWKPVPVKPDMHIKEEPDGPALKRCRTVSPAHVLMPSVMEMIAALGPGAAPFAPLQPPSVPAPSDYPGQGSSFLGPGTFPESFPPTTPSTPTLAEFTPGPPPISYQSDIPSSLLTSEKSTACLPGQMAPAGHLDPTHNPGTPGLHTSNLGAPPGPQLHHSNPPPASRQSLGQASLGPTGELAFSPATGVMGPPSMPGAGEAPEPALDLLPELTNPDELLSYLGPPDLPTNNNDDLLSLFENN, from the exons ATGAACTCCATGAACCCCATGAAACCTGCCCTGCCCCCTGCGCCACACGG TGATGGTTCATTCGCATACGAGTCTGTGCCTTGGCAACAAAGCGCCACTCAGCCGGCTGGATCGCTGTCCGTGGTCACTACTGTGTGGGGAGTTGGCAACGCGACACAGAGCCAG GTTTTGGGGAACCCCATGGGCCCTGCAGGGAGTCCCTCTGGCAGCTCCATGATGCCTGGTGTGGCAGGGGGCAGCTCCGCCTTGACCTCCCCACAGTGCCTGGGACAGCAGGCGTTTGCTGAAGGCGGCGCCAACAAGGGCTACGTGCAGCAAGGCGTGTACAGCCGCGGGGGCTACCCTGGGGCCCCCGGCTTCACCACCGG GTATGCAGGCGGCCCGGGGGGCCTGGGCCTCCCTTCACATGCTGCAAGACCCTCCACTGACTTCACACAAGCGGCAGCTGCTGCGGCTGTGGCTGCTGCGGCAGCCACTGCCACcgccacagccacagccaccgTGGCTGCTCTCCAGGAGAAGCAGAGCCAGGAGCTGAGCCAGTATGGAGCG atGGGGGCCGGACAGTCTTTTAACAGCCAGTTTCTGCAGCATGGAGGTCCCCGGGGGCCTAGTGTCCCCGCTGGCATGAACCCCACTGGCATAGGAGGGGTGATGGGCCCCTCTGGCCTCTCCCCCTTGGCTATGAACCCCACCCGGGCAGCAGGAATGACACCCTTGTATGCAGGGCAGCGTCTGCCCCAACATGGGTATCCTGGGCCTCCTCAGGCCCAGCCACTGCCCCGACAGGGGGTCAAGAGAACCTACTCTGAG CCTACCCGTTCCATCCCGGGCTATCCCAGTTCCCCACTGCCAGGGAACCCCACGCCACCCATGACCCCAAGCAGCAGCGTCCCTTACATGTCACCAAGCCAAGAGGTCAAGTCTCCCTTCTTGCCTGATCTCAAGCCCAACCTCAACTCCTTGCACTCATCGCCCTCTG GAAGCGGGCCTTGTGACGAGTTGCGGCTGACCTTCCCTGTGCGCGATGGGGTGGTCCTGGAGCCCTTCCGCCTGCAGCACAACCTGGCTGTAAGCAACCACGTCTTCCAGCTGCGAGACTCAGTCTACAAGACGCTGATAATGAG GCCTGACCTGGAGCTGCAATTCAAGTGCTACCACCACGAGGACCGGCAGATGAACACCAACTGGCCAGCCTCGGTGCAGGTCAGCGTCAATGCCACGCCGCTCACCATCGAGCGTGGCGACAACAAGACCTCGCACAAGCCACTCTACCTGAAGCATGTGTGCCAGCCAGGCCGCAACACCATCCAGATCACCGTCACCGCCTGCTGCTGC TCCCACCTCTTCGTGCTGCAGCTAGTGCACCGCCCGTCCGTCCGCTCGGTGCTGCAGGGCCTCCTCAAAAAGCGCCTCCTGCCTGCTGAGCACTGCATCACCAAGA TAAAGCGAAACTTCAGCAGCGGCACCATCCCTGGCACCCCTGGGCCCAACGGAGAGGACGGGGTGGAGCAGACAGCTATCAAGGTGTCCCTGAAGTGCCCCATCACCTTCCGCAGGATCCAGCTCCCCGCCCGAGGTCATGACTGTCGCCACATACAG TGCTTTGACCTGGAGTCATACCTGCAGCTCAACTGTGAGCGGGGGACTTGGAGGTGTCCTGTGTGCAA CAAGACAGCTTTGCTGGAGGGCCTGGAGGTGGACCAGTACATGCTGGGCATCCTGATTTACATTCAGAA CTCTGACTATGAGGAGATCACCATCGACCCCACGTGCAGCTGGAAGCCAGTGCCCGTGAAGCCTGACATGCACATCAAGGAGGAGCCGGACGGGCCGGCACTGAAGCGCTGCCGCACCGTGAGCCCCGCCCACGTGCTCATGCCCAGCGTGATGGAGATGATCGCCGCCCTGGGCCCCGGCGCTGCCCCCTTTGCCCCCCTGCAGCCCCCCTCAGTCCCTGCCCCCAGCGACTACCCTGGCCAGG GTTCCAGCTTCCTGGGGCCTGGAACTTTCCCTGAGTCCTTCccacccaccacgcccagcacccCAACCCTTGCTGAGTTCACCCCGGGGCCACCCCCCATCTCCTACCAGTCTGACATTCCCAGCAGCCTCCTGACTTCAGAGAAGTCTACCGCCTGCCTCCCAGGCCAG ATGGCACCAGCAGGTCACCTGGACCCGACTCACAATCCTGGGACACCAGGACTACACACCTCCAACCTTGGGGCCCCTCCAGGTCCCCAGCTGCACCATTCAAACCCTCCCCCAGCGTCCCGGCAGTCCTTGGGCCAAGCGAGCTTAGGACCTACGGGCGAACTGGCCTTCAGTCCTGCCACAGGCGTGATGGGGCCCCCCAGCATGCCTGGAGCCGGGGAGGCCCCAGAACCAGCTCTGGAT CTGCTCCCAGAACTGACCAACCCTGATGAGCTACTGTCCTACTTGGGCCCACCCGACCTCCCTACGAACAACAATGACGACCTGCTCTCTCTGTTTGAGAACAACTGA
- the ZMIZ2 gene encoding zinc finger MIZ domain-containing protein 2 isoform X7: MNSMNPMKPALPPAPHGDGSFAYESVPWQQSATQPAGSLSVVTTVWGVGNATQSQVLGNPMGPAGSPSGSSMMPGVAGGSSALTSPQCLGQQAFAEGGANKGYVQQGVYSRGGYPGAPGFTTGYAGGPGGLGLPSHAARPSTDFTQAAAAAAVAAAAATATATATATVAALQEKQSQELSQYGAMGAGQSFNSQFLQHGGPRGPSVPAGMNPTGIGGVMGPSGLSPLAMNPTRAAGMTPLYAGQRLPQHGYPGPPQAQPLPRQGVKRTYSEVYPGQQYLQGGQYAPSTAQFAPSPGQPPAPSPSYPGHRLPLQQGMTQSLSVPGPTGLHYKPTRSIPGYPSSPLPGNPTPPMTPSSSVPYMSPSQEVKSPFLPDLKPNLNSLHSSPSGSGPCDELRLTFPVRDGVVLEPFRLQHNLAVSNHVFQLRDSVYKTLIMRPDLELQFKCYHHEDRQMNTNWPASVQVSVNATPLTIERGDNKTSHKPLYLKHVCQPGRNTIQITVTACCCSHLFVLQLVHRPSVRSVLQGLLKKRLLPAEHCITKIKRNFSSGTIPGTPGPNGEDGVEQTAIKVSLKCPITFRRIQLPARGHDCRHIQCFDLESYLQLNCERGTWRCPVCNKTALLEGLEVDQYMLGILIYIQNSDYEEITIDPTCSWKPVPVKPDMHIKEEPDGPALKRCRTVSPAHVLMPSVMEMIAALGPGAAPFAPLQPPSVPAPSDYPGQDGTSRSPGPDSQSWDTRTTHLQPWGPSRSPAAPFKPSPSVPAVLGPSELRTYGRTGLQSCHRRDGAPQHAWSRGGPRTSSGSAPRTDQP, translated from the exons ATGAACTCCATGAACCCCATGAAACCTGCCCTGCCCCCTGCGCCACACGG TGATGGTTCATTCGCATACGAGTCTGTGCCTTGGCAACAAAGCGCCACTCAGCCGGCTGGATCGCTGTCCGTGGTCACTACTGTGTGGGGAGTTGGCAACGCGACACAGAGCCAG GTTTTGGGGAACCCCATGGGCCCTGCAGGGAGTCCCTCTGGCAGCTCCATGATGCCTGGTGTGGCAGGGGGCAGCTCCGCCTTGACCTCCCCACAGTGCCTGGGACAGCAGGCGTTTGCTGAAGGCGGCGCCAACAAGGGCTACGTGCAGCAAGGCGTGTACAGCCGCGGGGGCTACCCTGGGGCCCCCGGCTTCACCACCGG GTATGCAGGCGGCCCGGGGGGCCTGGGCCTCCCTTCACATGCTGCAAGACCCTCCACTGACTTCACACAAGCGGCAGCTGCTGCGGCTGTGGCTGCTGCGGCAGCCACTGCCACcgccacagccacagccaccgTGGCTGCTCTCCAGGAGAAGCAGAGCCAGGAGCTGAGCCAGTATGGAGCG atGGGGGCCGGACAGTCTTTTAACAGCCAGTTTCTGCAGCATGGAGGTCCCCGGGGGCCTAGTGTCCCCGCTGGCATGAACCCCACTGGCATAGGAGGGGTGATGGGCCCCTCTGGCCTCTCCCCCTTGGCTATGAACCCCACCCGGGCAGCAGGAATGACACCCTTGTATGCAGGGCAGCGTCTGCCCCAACATGGGTATCCTGGGCCTCCTCAGGCCCAGCCACTGCCCCGACAGGGGGTCAAGAGAACCTACTCTGAG GTGTATCCAGGGCAGCAGTATCTGCAAGGAGGCCAGTATGCACCCAGCACCGCCCAGTTTGCGCCCAGCCCTGGGCagccccctgccccctccccttcctACCCTGGGCACAGGCTGCCCCTGCAGCAGGGCATGACCCAGTCCCTGTCCGTGCCCGGCCCCACGGGACTGCATTACAAG CCTACCCGTTCCATCCCGGGCTATCCCAGTTCCCCACTGCCAGGGAACCCCACGCCACCCATGACCCCAAGCAGCAGCGTCCCTTACATGTCACCAAGCCAAGAGGTCAAGTCTCCCTTCTTGCCTGATCTCAAGCCCAACCTCAACTCCTTGCACTCATCGCCCTCTG GAAGCGGGCCTTGTGACGAGTTGCGGCTGACCTTCCCTGTGCGCGATGGGGTGGTCCTGGAGCCCTTCCGCCTGCAGCACAACCTGGCTGTAAGCAACCACGTCTTCCAGCTGCGAGACTCAGTCTACAAGACGCTGATAATGAG GCCTGACCTGGAGCTGCAATTCAAGTGCTACCACCACGAGGACCGGCAGATGAACACCAACTGGCCAGCCTCGGTGCAGGTCAGCGTCAATGCCACGCCGCTCACCATCGAGCGTGGCGACAACAAGACCTCGCACAAGCCACTCTACCTGAAGCATGTGTGCCAGCCAGGCCGCAACACCATCCAGATCACCGTCACCGCCTGCTGCTGC TCCCACCTCTTCGTGCTGCAGCTAGTGCACCGCCCGTCCGTCCGCTCGGTGCTGCAGGGCCTCCTCAAAAAGCGCCTCCTGCCTGCTGAGCACTGCATCACCAAGA TAAAGCGAAACTTCAGCAGCGGCACCATCCCTGGCACCCCTGGGCCCAACGGAGAGGACGGGGTGGAGCAGACAGCTATCAAGGTGTCCCTGAAGTGCCCCATCACCTTCCGCAGGATCCAGCTCCCCGCCCGAGGTCATGACTGTCGCCACATACAG TGCTTTGACCTGGAGTCATACCTGCAGCTCAACTGTGAGCGGGGGACTTGGAGGTGTCCTGTGTGCAA CAAGACAGCTTTGCTGGAGGGCCTGGAGGTGGACCAGTACATGCTGGGCATCCTGATTTACATTCAGAA CTCTGACTATGAGGAGATCACCATCGACCCCACGTGCAGCTGGAAGCCAGTGCCCGTGAAGCCTGACATGCACATCAAGGAGGAGCCGGACGGGCCGGCACTGAAGCGCTGCCGCACCGTGAGCCCCGCCCACGTGCTCATGCCCAGCGTGATGGAGATGATCGCCGCCCTGGGCCCCGGCGCTGCCCCCTTTGCCCCCCTGCAGCCCCCCTCAGTCCCTGCCCCCAGCGACTACCCTGGCCAGG ATGGCACCAGCAGGTCACCTGGACCCGACTCACAATCCTGGGACACCAGGACTACACACCTCCAACCTTGGGGCCCCTCCAGGTCCCCAGCTGCACCATTCAAACCCTCCCCCAGCGTCCCGGCAGTCCTTGGGCCAAGCGAGCTTAGGACCTACGGGCGAACTGGCCTTCAGTCCTGCCACAGGCGTGATGGGGCCCCCCAGCATGCCTGGAGCCGGGGAGGCCCCAGAACCAGCTCTGGAT CTGCTCCCAGAACTGACCAACCCTGA
- the ZMIZ2 gene encoding zinc finger MIZ domain-containing protein 2 isoform X5: MNSMNPMKPALPPAPHGDGSFAYESVPWQQSATQPAGSLSVVTTVWGVGNATQSQVLGNPMGPAGSPSGSSMMPGVAGGSSALTSPQCLGQQAFAEGGANKGYVQQGVYSRGGYPGAPGFTTGYAGGPGGLGLPSHAARPSTDFTQAAAAAAVAAAAATATATATATVAALQEKQSQELSQYGAMGAGQSFNSQFLQHGGPRGPSVPAGMNPTGIGGVMGPSGLSPLAMNPTRAAGMTPLYAGQRLPQHGYPGPPQAQPLPRQGVKRTYSEVYPGQQYLQGGQYAPSTAQFAPSPGQPPAPSPSYPGHRLPLQQGMTQSLSVPGPTGLHYKPTEQFNGQGASFNGGSISYSQPGLSGPTRSIPGYPSSPLPGNPTPPMTPSSSVPYMSPSQEVKSPFLPDLKPNLNSLHSSPSGSGPCDELRLTFPVRDGVVLEPFRLQHNLAVSNHVFQLRDSVYKTLIMRPDLELQFKCYHHEDRQMNTNWPASVQVSVNATPLTIERGDNKTSHKPLYLKHVCQPGRNTIQITVTACCCSHLFVLQLVHRPSVRSVLQGLLKKRLLPAEHCITKIKRNFSSGTIPGTPGPNGEDGVEQTAIKVSLKCPITFRRIQLPARGHDCRHIQCFDLESYLQLNCERGTWRCPVCNKTALLEGLEVDQYMLGILIYIQNSDYEEITIDPTCSWKPVPVKPDMHIKEEPDGPALKRCRTVSPAHVLMPSVMEMIAALGPGAAPFAPLQPPSVPAPSDYPGQDGTSRSPGPDSQSWDTRTTHLQPWGPSRSPAAPFKPSPSVPAVLGPSELRTYGRTGLQSCHRRDGAPQHAWSRGGPRTSSGSAPRTDQP; the protein is encoded by the exons ATGAACTCCATGAACCCCATGAAACCTGCCCTGCCCCCTGCGCCACACGG TGATGGTTCATTCGCATACGAGTCTGTGCCTTGGCAACAAAGCGCCACTCAGCCGGCTGGATCGCTGTCCGTGGTCACTACTGTGTGGGGAGTTGGCAACGCGACACAGAGCCAG GTTTTGGGGAACCCCATGGGCCCTGCAGGGAGTCCCTCTGGCAGCTCCATGATGCCTGGTGTGGCAGGGGGCAGCTCCGCCTTGACCTCCCCACAGTGCCTGGGACAGCAGGCGTTTGCTGAAGGCGGCGCCAACAAGGGCTACGTGCAGCAAGGCGTGTACAGCCGCGGGGGCTACCCTGGGGCCCCCGGCTTCACCACCGG GTATGCAGGCGGCCCGGGGGGCCTGGGCCTCCCTTCACATGCTGCAAGACCCTCCACTGACTTCACACAAGCGGCAGCTGCTGCGGCTGTGGCTGCTGCGGCAGCCACTGCCACcgccacagccacagccaccgTGGCTGCTCTCCAGGAGAAGCAGAGCCAGGAGCTGAGCCAGTATGGAGCG atGGGGGCCGGACAGTCTTTTAACAGCCAGTTTCTGCAGCATGGAGGTCCCCGGGGGCCTAGTGTCCCCGCTGGCATGAACCCCACTGGCATAGGAGGGGTGATGGGCCCCTCTGGCCTCTCCCCCTTGGCTATGAACCCCACCCGGGCAGCAGGAATGACACCCTTGTATGCAGGGCAGCGTCTGCCCCAACATGGGTATCCTGGGCCTCCTCAGGCCCAGCCACTGCCCCGACAGGGGGTCAAGAGAACCTACTCTGAG GTGTATCCAGGGCAGCAGTATCTGCAAGGAGGCCAGTATGCACCCAGCACCGCCCAGTTTGCGCCCAGCCCTGGGCagccccctgccccctccccttcctACCCTGGGCACAGGCTGCCCCTGCAGCAGGGCATGACCCAGTCCCTGTCCGTGCCCGGCCCCACGGGACTGCATTACAAG CCCACAGAGCAGTTCAACGGGCAGGGCGCCAGCTTCAACGGGGGCAGCATCAGCTACAGCCAACCTGGCCTGAGTGGG CCTACCCGTTCCATCCCGGGCTATCCCAGTTCCCCACTGCCAGGGAACCCCACGCCACCCATGACCCCAAGCAGCAGCGTCCCTTACATGTCACCAAGCCAAGAGGTCAAGTCTCCCTTCTTGCCTGATCTCAAGCCCAACCTCAACTCCTTGCACTCATCGCCCTCTG GAAGCGGGCCTTGTGACGAGTTGCGGCTGACCTTCCCTGTGCGCGATGGGGTGGTCCTGGAGCCCTTCCGCCTGCAGCACAACCTGGCTGTAAGCAACCACGTCTTCCAGCTGCGAGACTCAGTCTACAAGACGCTGATAATGAG GCCTGACCTGGAGCTGCAATTCAAGTGCTACCACCACGAGGACCGGCAGATGAACACCAACTGGCCAGCCTCGGTGCAGGTCAGCGTCAATGCCACGCCGCTCACCATCGAGCGTGGCGACAACAAGACCTCGCACAAGCCACTCTACCTGAAGCATGTGTGCCAGCCAGGCCGCAACACCATCCAGATCACCGTCACCGCCTGCTGCTGC TCCCACCTCTTCGTGCTGCAGCTAGTGCACCGCCCGTCCGTCCGCTCGGTGCTGCAGGGCCTCCTCAAAAAGCGCCTCCTGCCTGCTGAGCACTGCATCACCAAGA TAAAGCGAAACTTCAGCAGCGGCACCATCCCTGGCACCCCTGGGCCCAACGGAGAGGACGGGGTGGAGCAGACAGCTATCAAGGTGTCCCTGAAGTGCCCCATCACCTTCCGCAGGATCCAGCTCCCCGCCCGAGGTCATGACTGTCGCCACATACAG TGCTTTGACCTGGAGTCATACCTGCAGCTCAACTGTGAGCGGGGGACTTGGAGGTGTCCTGTGTGCAA CAAGACAGCTTTGCTGGAGGGCCTGGAGGTGGACCAGTACATGCTGGGCATCCTGATTTACATTCAGAA CTCTGACTATGAGGAGATCACCATCGACCCCACGTGCAGCTGGAAGCCAGTGCCCGTGAAGCCTGACATGCACATCAAGGAGGAGCCGGACGGGCCGGCACTGAAGCGCTGCCGCACCGTGAGCCCCGCCCACGTGCTCATGCCCAGCGTGATGGAGATGATCGCCGCCCTGGGCCCCGGCGCTGCCCCCTTTGCCCCCCTGCAGCCCCCCTCAGTCCCTGCCCCCAGCGACTACCCTGGCCAGG ATGGCACCAGCAGGTCACCTGGACCCGACTCACAATCCTGGGACACCAGGACTACACACCTCCAACCTTGGGGCCCCTCCAGGTCCCCAGCTGCACCATTCAAACCCTCCCCCAGCGTCCCGGCAGTCCTTGGGCCAAGCGAGCTTAGGACCTACGGGCGAACTGGCCTTCAGTCCTGCCACAGGCGTGATGGGGCCCCCCAGCATGCCTGGAGCCGGGGAGGCCCCAGAACCAGCTCTGGAT CTGCTCCCAGAACTGACCAACCCTGA